The DNA region AAACCCCCGTAAGAATGCTAAGACTACACTATCCCACTCTATACTGCCTTTCCAGCTCCTGGCCCTGTCCCTCTCCACTTGACCCAGCACCAGTCCAGCTCTAAACCAAAAGCAAGCTAAGACCTCTCTAATGCTCCTAACACACTTGATACCTGCTGCCCAAAATGCTCTTCCTGATACTACTGTGTCCCATGAACCCCTTCTTACCCTGCAACACTTGGCTTGTGAGGGGCTTGGAGGGATCCCTGCCCTGTACCTGGTTAGCATGGAGACCAGAGACTGAGAAAGTCGAATAATCCCATTTGCTAGGTACTCAGAACAAGTCTGCTCTCATTTCAGACCAGAAGGATCCAGTACCCACTAGGCTTCCCCCTATTTTCTCAGAAGATGGGAATTATTCTGTGCACCAAAATAGCCACACAAAGTACCACGAAGCTGTTCGGAAGGTATCGTTAAAGACATGTAAGTGTCTTGGATTTGTCACCATTCTAGGGGCAGAAAAGGTGCGTCTGTGTTGCTAAAGTGGCTGGGATGTGGTGGGGCGCTGCTTTAGAGCAGGCAGCGAGGTCAGAAAGAGCCAAAAAGAGACTGAGAAGAGGGAGAAATAGGCTCCAGTAGTGAGGTAAACAAGATAAGATAAAAACTGAATCAGAATTGACAGCAGAACTTTGTGAGTTCTGCTCTGTCTCTGTGggtactttctgtctctttctagTCTCTCACCGTGGATAAGTCACTTATCCTTTTTTAACTTGTTtcctcattcatttaaaaaaaaaagggcagaaaatGCCAACTCCACCAATCTTACAGGATTGTTATGAGGATCAAAGCTTTGGAATTTGAACTGAGTTTCAACTCCaaacaagctgtgtgaccttgggcaaaatcCTTtgatcacttaacctctctggaccaTCTGAAAACTGGATTAACACTCTAGTGTTTTTTGTGAAAGAgaaacttacatttaaaaaagtaCCTAGGACAAGCTACTGATATAGGCAGATACTTGCAGGAATCTCCAGGAAATTCTACTATGTAAAGAAAGCCAGTCCCCTGTATGATGCCATTTATACAACATTCTTAAACTGACAAAATAACAGAACTGAAGAACACATTACTAATTACCAAGGAGTCAGGGGGAGGAGTATGTGACTATAAAAGGGCAACTCTGGGATCCTGTGGTGACAGAACTGTATCAATATGTTAATAGCCTAGTTGTaacagtgaaaagtggaagtgtggtttgttttttttttttgcttaatcctattggactttttgcaaccccatggactgtatgtagccccccaggctcctctatccatgagatttcccaggcaagaatacgggagtgcattgccacttccttcctcagaggggcttcccaacccaggaatcaaacccgagtctcctgcattggcaggcagattctttgccgttaAGCCACCTGGAAGGCCCCAATAGTACagtagggttgttttttttttttaataataaagactAGATAGCCAGAATATTAGGCTATAATTCTaagttttaaaacatatacaAATTTTATACACTGGTATAATATAATTAGATTTATACAATAAATTAAGAgtgaaaatccaaaaaaaaaaaatctaggtaaGTCTgatattcaaaattttttaaatatctaataCAAAATTTAGAATTTAACAGGTACTGGATAAAttataggacttccctagtggctcagacggtaaagcgtctgcctacaatgtgggagacccggattcaatccctgggtagggaagatctcctggagaaggaaatggcaatccattccagtattcttgcctggaaaattccatgaatggaggagcctggtaggctacagtccatggggttgaaaagagtcagacaggactgagcgacttcacttccacttgaTAAATTATATGTTAGCAATACCTAAATATAAGGCAGTATCACTGCTAAATTTCAAAGAATTTCCTGAAATAaccaaagggggaagggaggaagaaccAGTAGATCCATCTTGCACATTTTCCAAGTGAGTTgtgtggttaggattctgcactctTATtgctgaggacctgggttcaatccctggttggggaactgagatcccacaaccATGTGGCACggccaaacagaaaagaaaccaaGTAGGTGGACCACTTGTTTTGGCACCACCTTAGCACCTGGGGAAAGCGCTCTTGGAGACTGACTTGTGGCAAACACAGGAAGAACCAAGACTGATTCCACTGACCATGAAGGGTGTAAGATGCTGAAATCCAGAAGTGGAGCTGGGTGTGGTGACTACATTTCCAGGACTTCTCGGCGTCTGGTCAAGCCTAGTTGCTAGGTTGGGCTTGTGGTGCCCTGAGGCACAAAAGGGGGCACCCAACTCTAAGAAATCTAATAACCTGCCCAACCATTCAGTCCCTAATCAGGTCTTCAGGGTCCCCCTGACTGATGCTCAGAACTTCAGCTTCTGGCGGTCCAACGCTGCAGGAGCGCGCCCAGAAGAGACCATGCCATGGATCCAGAACCCCCGCCACTGCCTCATCAAAAGCGCAATGACCAGGTTAGGTTGGGAGGGGTAATGGTGGGGAGATCACTTAAATCCTGGAGATGTTTTCCATTCTATTCAGAGTTGGAAAATGGAATAGGAGGTTTTGGTCCTATTTGGATCAAAACCTATTTGCTCCTATTTGGACCAGGGAAAATTGGCCCCAGAATCTGGGCAGTAGTGGCTATTCAAAGGAGCTAAAGATTTATCCGTGTCTTTGTGTTTCACCTTATGGCTATGACTTCTGAACAGACTCAAGAATCTACAGCATTCCTGTGGGAGGCCTGGAATGTTTCTGCTCCCTTCgctgccacctcccacccctctaagcACCACCCATTGGCAGCAGCTCCACTTCTTCATCACTACCCATGCCCATTCAAGGTTTaagtgcccccccacccccagtccagcCTAACGTGGCTGAACCTGAGGCTGTTTCTTTTCCAGGTTTATGGATCACTCTATTCTCAATGACAGAAACTTCAGTCTGTATTGAGCAGGATGTGTTTGCAGAAGAACAAGATAGTACTGCAGATGGAGCGGTGAAGAGGGTGGGATCCTGGTTCCAGTGGCTGACTAATTGGAAGAGGGGACTGAGAAAGTGCAATAAACAGACTGATCTAGAAGTAACTTGTGTACACAGGAAATGAGGGAGTGGGAAATTATTCCCCAATTCCTGTGAGATCAGGATTGTGAGAGATTCCTGAAGGAGTCAGAGCTTGGTGCTTAGTTTGGGAGGGGCCAGGACAGACCACTACAAGGGATCCTGAGCTCATGCATGGCAGGAGTTAGAGTAACAAATGCTGCCAGGCCTCAGAGTGGTCACGTTCTCTGCACACTGCAGCTTCATCTTAGCAGATGAGAGAGGTCTACAGAACCCCGGCAGGGGACTGCcctccaccaggctctgccacttCAGACCCAACCCAGGGCCCAGAACAGCTGCAGAGAACACGGAATTTTACAAAGTTtgatttttattgatatttaaatatattaaatatttcactgAAATACAATGGTATgccaccccccccgccccacactGGTTACATTATAAAACCAAAGTCCATGGGCCTCCCATCCACTGACTCCCCCACCAACTGGCAAGGAAGGGGGCAATATCAACCCAGGGGAAATGCATGGCTGGCACTGTGGTGCGGGGAGCCAGGGTGCAGACAGGCCCCTCCACTGGCAAGAAGCAGACACAAGTCACTCACTTTCGCTGTAAGGGAAGCGGTCTTCCACTCTGGTCTCCTTACAGCCTCATCCCCACCCCAGGACCCCATGCAGAACCTTCCTGTCCAGGGCTGTGGCTGAGGGAAGGGGAGCTGACTTCATCTGGACCACCTAgtcttttctcttctcctgccttGGCTAATGAAGTGACTGATGGCCCACTTGGCTGATACATGAAGATCCCCCAGAGCAGTCAGTACGAGCCAGAAACAATGTCTGCAAGGAACTAGAGTCAGAAAGGGCATGAGGAAGGGCAAGAGTACCACCTGCCCCTTCCAGTCCCCAAAGTCAGCAACTCTGGGaccctctcccctctgcctctAACACCTCTGAGACAAAGCGATCTTCAAGCAAAACTGTGGCCAATGCCTCAGCTTAAACAGGTACAGAGAAACCAAAGCACCGACTCATTCAGGCCAGAGGCAAGGCTGCAGGGAAGCGGGTGAAAGGCAGGCGCGGACAGGAAGGGAATCGAAGGCCCAGCCCTCCTAACCCTCCTGCCAGCCCCCGCAGGCTTCatggggactggggagcctggagcACACTGGGCTCAGGCTGTACACTGGGGACGGCTGAGGTCCGGGTTCCCCTCCCCTTGCCCCTAGTACCAGAATCTGGGTCCTCGGGGGATCCCATGCTACCCCAGCCCCAAGGCTTACCACGTCCCAGGATACCAGCTGGGGAAATCCAGGGGACTCCTGAGCCTCTGCCTACCAAACCCCATAGAGTTCAAGTGCAAGGAGCACGGGGGCTCCAGCAGGCGCTTGGGTCCCTGCCCTAGCAGAGAGAGTGTCATGCTGCACACGTGGTCCCCACGAGGCAATTAGGGATTTGGCACAAAAGTCCTCTCCCCAGTCACCCTCCTTTTGTTAccacaccccatcccactcctgtGCAAACTGGGCATCTGTCTCCATCCCTTGAAATCAGACATCCTGCCTTAATTCCCAGAAGACAGAGGCCCACAGGAAAGAGGCAACCCAGGGTGGAGAGTCGAGGAGCAGGAGCGCAAGGACACACAGACCtggaaaacagacacacacacagaccaccgTCCACACAcagtacacagacacacaggcccTCCCCAGTGCCAGGTCTGGGAGGACGGGTCTAGGATCAGGGTCGTCTTCCTCCAGGCCCTGGCCCTGTTCTATTTGGCAACAGAAGGGGTAGAGACGCTCTGTGTCCCTTGCAGCAGACAGCAAGAGTGCGCGGGGGCAGAGCGGCCTGATCCTGACCTTCGGAGTCCGgcaccacccccatccctggcCGGCCTGCTCTCTTTGGCACCTGCAGGCGAACATCCACCTTCCAGTCTTCTAATGCCCTCATGCACATTCCTGCTCCCTCCTGGGTGTTTTCACAGTACCAATGAGACCAGATGCCCCTCTCCCTGGAGCTGTGCAGGAACTGGGGCTAATCTGAGCTGTCAGAAGTCCCTTTGTTCCCCTTTGGGGACAGATCGTGGGACTAGGATTTGGCAAATGGAAACGTTCCCCTGAAATATGGACAGAGCTGGGTCTCCCGAGCCTCTCCCTCCTTGGCCCTGTGTCCCTGAGGGAGACCTGGCCGGGTGGGGAGGGCCCAGGACCCATGCTGGGGATGCAGGCACAGCAAAGGCAAGCGTGGAACAGGCACTCTTCAAGCCTGCCCCAGTCTTTGTACAAAAGATTCccaggaaaaagggaaaggaagggccCAGCCCTGAGCCGGTTGCCCAGACGGACAGGGAAAGGGGAGGTGTGACAAGCTGCCATTTTAATCTCTCAGGTAGGAAAGATCCCCCACCTTTgctgctgccccctcccctgctcccaaaagctggaagaaaggagggaaaacaacCCTACCctagttttaaaaagttacttgCATAATCCTCTTGGTATCCCCTCGTTTACCAGCCTGAGGACGTAGTTGAACACAGCCTGCTGGGGTGTTCCCTTTGTGATCAGCAGGGTCTGGAGGCTCAGTGCCCCCTGCCACAGCTTCCCCCAGCAAGCCCAGAGTCCACACAAATGCCCACCTTGGTCCTTTCAGTTGATCTGTAGCTGGGCCCTGCTAACTCCTGGGGCCCCCATTGAGGAAGTAGGTGGTCATCTCCCCCTTGCCCTTCACCTTGACCACCCCTCGACATTCCAGCTGGTAGCCCTTGGCCGCTAGAACCTGGTACAGGTCCGTGGTCAcctgggggggcggggtgggggggggggaaccTGCTTAGGCCAGGATCCTTCCTGCTGCATTTGCAGGGTCCCAGGGGTTCTCTGGTCATGCTACTATCTGCCCCCATAACCCCCTCCACCAAACACAGAATATCGCCACCCTACCCCTGTCCTGGCTGACTGCAGAGGGGGCCCTGTGGAAGCTCCCCACACCAGACCCCTCCCAGCTTCCGCTTACAACCCCCTCACCTGGATTCGGTCGGGGACCCCGGTGCTGTCCATTCGACTCGAGACATTCACTGTGTTCCCCCAGATGTCATACTGTGGCTTCCGAGCCCCAATGACGCCTGCCACAACTGGGCCCATGTTCAGTCCTGGGGTGGGTAAAAGTAAGAAATTGAGAGCAGTGGATGTTCCCCAGTCAGCCCAGGGAGGCACCACCTCCTGGCACCTTTAGAAGGACCCAGAGAAGAATGGAAAAGGGACAAGTCTCCTGGTTGTAAAGAATGCCAAGGAGCTCCCCTGAGTCAGAAGGGCTATGCCAAAACAGCAGCTAATCCAACAAAGGTTCATGCTGTGCCAACCGCTCTATAAGCATTCTATACTATCTCAGCCTCTCAACAGCCCTACAAGGTAGGgctcatcatccccattttatagaaaaggtaCCTGAAGCTTACAGAAGTTAGGTGACTTGCTAGATAAGCCCATAAGTGgaagagccagaattcaaaccagACATTCTGACTCGAGAACCCACGCTATTAACAACTCCCATCCACCGGCTCATCTGGGAGCAAGTTCCTCTTATCAGACCAGCCACAGATGGGGACATAGGTACTGGTATCTACATAAACCTGGTCTTGAATCCCAGTTCAGCCAtaactagttgtgtgaccttggctgAGTTATCTACCCATTCTGAAAATCTAACTCTTTTCTGTAAAAGGGGATAATAATGTGAGAAttgatatatgtttaaaaaaaaaaaatctgagacaaTGCTTAGCACATAGGAGGCCCTTAATAAATGGTATCTATTCTTAACATCAGATGATATAGGgagcaggagaaaaggaaacccccaCAGGACTCCTGATACACCATCCCCAGCCTGCTGCCTCAGCTTCACCCCAAAAACAGCCCTGGGAAAACGTGCCATGATCCAGGCCTTCTTACCGATCTTCATCTGGAAATTGTTGAAGGAGTGCTCATTGATGTGCTTCATCTGCTCCATGAGCCGCATGGCATAGTCGGCGAGGGCAGTGATGTGGGAGCGGCCCACCTGATCATAGGTGCTGGCGTTCAGCCCAGAGGCAGCCATGTAGGTGCTACCAATTGTCTTGATCTTCTCCAGCTGCCGGAAGCGCTCCTCACTGATGATCTGGACAGCACAGGGGGACCTGGCTGTCAAGGCAGAAAGGCCAGACCCAGTCCTGCCCCAAGGCTCCTTCCTGCCCATGCTCTGGCCCCCTGCCCCACTTCCCTGTCTCAATACTTCCCTCCAGTAAGTGAGCCCCGCTTCCAACTACTGCTCTTGGTGCTGGGCTAGGAACCCGGAAAACGTCTCCCTTACTAGGCAGCCGTCAAAACCCAAGCAGGAACTTGAGCACACAACTCCAGGACAACTTTGACAGCCCGCTACAGAACCCAGAACCACAGAAGGGATATCAGGCATTAATGATTCCAGCCCTCACTTTGGGGGAAAGAGTCCCAGACTGAGGAAGTGCCTTCTCTCCAGACCTGACCTGGATGTTCAGGACGCTTTCTCGTATTTTACTTCCATTTTCTCTattcaggggatcatcctgattACTTGGCCTCATGAGGCCGTAGTCTACAGATTACCAGCTCCTTCTTCAATGACATCCACTTGCTAACTCTACTGGCCCCTCCACAGATCTTCACATCCTCCTTTGCTCCCCAGTAACAATGACCCTGCCCCACTGGAGCTGACCCTGCTGCCTGTGACACACTCATATCTGTCCCCAACTCCACTGTGCCTACCTTTACTCCTGCCCTTCACATCTCTGGGTCTCATCAGATGAGGCCCTCCAATCCTTGCCTTCTTATCCAAAGTTCTCCCACTTCTCTGGTCCCCACATTCCCCCACCCTCTGCCAGCACCAACCTAAGGGACAAGTACCTCATCGAAATCAGCAATGATCTCATTGAGCAGTCGCAGGCACTCAACACCCTCGTTGTTGGCCTCCAGCTCCACGTAGAACTCAGAGAAGTTGGCAATGGAGGCAAACATGACGGCCACACATTCACAGGACTGATAGTACAGCTCGTCGTTCCGGCGCTCCCGGGCCAGGAAGTGGGCGGCCACGTCCTTGGGCAGAATGTTATGTAGCAGCCGCCGGTTGTAGGCCTGGAGctcctccatctcttccttctcccctgTTGCCTGTGGACACCACACCCATCACCCACTGCCCAACATCCACAAGGCGTGGGTACAGCAGCCAACACCTGGAGAAGGGTATCTAAGGGAACCGCATGGGAGAAGAAAACCAGGGAGAGATGAGGCCAAAGAACAGGCAGAGGGGCCGAGGGGGCAGGGACAGAATGAggcgggggatgggggtgggcacAGGGAAAAAGCATGGAGCCAGGGTGGGCTCAGGGCAGGCTAAACCTTGACCAACCTAAGAGATGCCTGACACGGCCCAGGCTCCGCCCCCAGgaaccacccacccaccccagaggCCTGCCCTGTCACCTGCAGCTTCCAGAGGAAGTCCAGGCGGGCGGTGGACTCCACCTGCTGGGCATGCAGGTACAGCGCCAGTGCAAACACCAGCAGAATCACGGGGGTCATGTATTTGAGTGCCACCCTCCCGGCCGCTGGGCTGAGGGAAGCAGAGGCGGGCTCAGTGGCTGAAAGAGGCGTCTGGCAGCCCAGCCCTTTGCTGCCCTGGAGCCCTCACTCACCAGTCCAGCCCATCAAAGGTCTCATTGGAAGAAGCCCTGGCAAGAAGATAGAAGAGACAAAGTCATTGGTTCTTTCTCGGTCGCCAGGTCAGGGCACGGAAGAGGAGACAGAAActgcatttactgagcaccacaGATCAGGGACCAGGCCAAGGCATTTGCTTATATTAAGAGCAGAGATTCCACTCCTGGCTCCTCTACCCACCAACTATGTGACCTGGCTGTTTAACtctgtaagcctcagtttcctcatcaatacAAGAGTGATCAGATCTAAACAATGTGAGCAAAAGGCTTAGCAAATCCACAGCTATAGAAAGCCCAAGTAGCACAATAAAGACACAGCACAgtctaaattcttaaaaaatgcttttaattaaaaaaaaagacttagcacagtgcttggcatcaGCAAGTCTTCGATAAATGTCAGTTACTATAATCTTTACAGCTACCCTGTGATATAGATGGCactgtcattttacagatgaggaaactgaggctcggagaagTTAACTCACCaatctaaggtcacacagctaataagtggcagagtAGGGATTCAAACTCAGCAGGCTGCAGAGGCTTTTTCTACCACACCATATGTTTCTGCCATATAAGGTGTGGGCTTTTACAGAGGAAAAGCCAGTGTTGTCCCAGGCAGAGCCCTGAAGCAGGAGCCCGAGTTTTGGTTCCTTTCCTAGCCGGGGCTCTACCCCAAGCAGCTATGTGACCTACAAGTAGTTAAGAGTGGATATGAAAGCAACACGCAAATGCAAGagggagtttttatttttaatgtctagcCTAAAGAcaaaggggtttcccaggtcTGGGGTTTCCTTGAGGAGACTGTTGGGGGTCAGGTGCTACCTCCTCTCCCCGCATGTGAGGGATGAGTGGTAGCATGCCAGGGTACAAAGGTCTCTCAACGACCTAGCAGGGTCAAGAGGCTCCTGGGAGATTAAAGGGGTTGAGGATAAACTCACAAGCCATGGACGCCCAGCAGGAGGTCATAGTTGTCAAAGATGGTGGCTGGGGGACCCAGCAGAAGCAGCACCAGATAAACGAGCCCCAGGACAAAGATCATGGCCAACTTCCCGATACTACTGATGTGCAGGAAGACAGAGCTGGCCAAGAGACTCAGCAACACGTTCCCAATGAAGTACTGCGGAGCGAAGGCAGAGGAAGTCTGGGTGAGGGCAGAGCACGAGGCACGCCGTCACCTGACCTGAGCCCCCCTCGACCACCTCAAACCCAAGCCACCTTCGCCCTCCACACACCCCAACACCACACCACGCCAGGGCTGCTCCTGGAGTTGGAGACTCTGGTGAGATCCTGGGTCCCCAGTGCCCACCACCAAGCCTGGCACAGAAAGGTCAAGAACTGGTACTGATCaggacccccccaccccgcctgaCCACTGCCTGGACACCTCAGGGAAGCTGCAGGTGGGTGCGGTGCCCTCACACAGGGGAGCATCCAGGCCCAGAGAGTAATTGAGCTGCTGCAGGTGGCAGGCGGTAATGTCAGCAGGGGTTAAATTCAGCATCCGGGCCGCGCAAGTTCGTAAGGGGGTGTGGTTACAGGTGAACTGCAAAAACAGGGGGAGAGGAGGTATATATTAGGGTAACTGAGGAGGGGAGGGGTTACCAGGGCCATGCCCAAGTACCTTATATGCCAGAGGCCCAAGTTCTCACTGAGAGATAACAAGAGGCAAAGGGAGCAAGCCAGGAGGACAGGGGTTAACCTCACTCCTGCTTTGGGGAGGAAATGTGTCTCGTTCCTCTTTGTAGCCCCAGCACccagaacagtgcttggcacagaggaggagcaggagaatTCTCCCTGGACCTTTACCATGCTGGCAACGGCGGAGGTGAACACAAGCAGGACAGAAAAGATGCCAACTGCGGTGCTATGTGCCCTCGAGCGGACGATACTGCGAGATACACGTTGCAGGGCCTCAGGGAACAGCTGTCAGGAggcaagagacagagacagaccaCGTCACCCAATGGTTAAGGCCACCCAGGGCCAGCCCAGTGGCAGAGGCCtcgccttctcctccctccccactcccagtcTGGCCTCCCCGACCAGCCCTGGAAGGTCCCCCACGTACAGAGCCACAGGAGTACACGGCACAAGTCAGCACGGTGACCAGTAACAGCAGGAAGATACTGGCGTGGATCCCAAGCATCAGAGCTGAGCTGGGCGGGAGAGGGCCAGGGAAGATGTTACTCTGGGAGATCTGGGGGTCCTTTCCCACTCCCTGGGCAGGCAGGGGGCAGGCCCCAGGACTGTGTGCTTGCAAGGGTGTTTTAGAAGGGCCTGGGAAGTGGTAGAGGGAAGAGAAGCCCAGCAAGGAGGGGCAGAGCTCTCACCGTGGGAAGACAacaagctggatgaagcagatGAAGCAGAAGACCAGCAGGGCACAGGCCACGTAGGCTCCAAAGCGGGGGTCCACCTTGCGTGAGTACTGAGGGAGAGGAGACTGAGCTGGGCACTGCCACTGCCCTCGGAAGGCCACGTGTTGCCAGTTGGCCCAGCTGAGGTGAATCCCCACAGTGCCCTGTGGTCACCCCCCCGCTCCCCAGAAACTTCTCCTGTTCCCTCACTTGTGCTCAGACCACCCTGCCGggacctcctcctcctgcccttgcATCCCCCAAACCTTCTTTTCAAGATCCTCTCTCTGGAAGGTGAGCAGGAACCGGCGCACATGGTCCTTGCGCAGCTGATCAATGCTGCGGGCATCAATGGCCCGGCCCAGGAACTCGTCTACCTCATCCTCAGGGTTCAGGGCATCCTGAGCACCCCGGC from Bos mutus isolate GX-2022 chromosome 5, NWIPB_WYAK_1.1, whole genome shotgun sequence includes:
- the SPMIP11 gene encoding sperm microtubule inner protein 11 → MAFFNLHLLGYQNSFRSKKRDKTEETNQKDPVPTRLPPIFSEDGNYSVHQNSHTKYHEAVRKVSLKTFPNQVFRVPLTDAQNFSFWRSNAAGARPEETMPWIQNPRHCLIKSAMTRFMDHSILNDRNFSLY